From Bacteroidota bacterium, the proteins below share one genomic window:
- a CDS encoding insulinase family protein, translating to MRTLFIALVVAALAVSSGSAKNEHSLETHTSANGKYNYTTVKGDPYGARIYTLSNGLTVYLSVNKNEPRIQTMIAVRAGSKNDPPDATGLAHYLEHLLFKGTDKFGSLDYSKEKPYLDEIENRFEDYRKTTDPAARKQKYHEIDSVSGLAAKWAIANEYDKMLGAIGAKGTNAFTWLEQTVYVNDIPSNQLAKWLEIESERFRHPVLRLFHTELEAVYEEKNRNIDNDGEEQFETMMREIFKHHTYGTQTTIGTVEHLKNPSIKKIEEYFSKYYIPNNMAVVLSGDLDPDKTIEMIDKDFSVLTPKPVPPFTFAPEDPITSPIRREVMGPDPENVAIGFRLPGMATHDALVLRMIDRMLSNNVAGLFDLDLNQSQKVLNAGTWMLQQMDYSMHMMQGSPLEGQKLEDVENLMLGEIEKIKKGDFDEGLIKAVVNNAELERIRGAQSNGTRTNEMMEAFIHHLDWKNIVAEIDEMQKVTKQEIMAVAKKYYGNNYVVVYKRVGQRNSPKVEKPSITAVPVNREAESPFLTHILNTPADKISPKFIDYKKDIQFRDLPSGVPVHYLHNDENQLFSMYYLLDFGAHEDKKLAFATDYLNYLGTNTMSAEELKKKLYALGLSLNVSTADDQIYVSLTGLQKSFGEGVKLLEELLAAPKPDGEALQKLVARTLKSRADAKQDKDVILRQAMGNFGKYGKYNPFTNILSEAELKALTPQELVAKITSIPTYKHRVLYYGPQKLDDVTAMLQKMHKTPSSLKAAPVAADYQYQATDQNKVYFVDFDMQQAEVVFLSKSYTYDPAKVPVQSLYNEYFGGGMSSVVFQNIRESKALAYAVWSNYQTPAKKDKPNYFYAYVGTQADKLPETMDAMFDLFNNMPKTDKLFEQAKDAIRNTISTERITREGILFNYESAVKRGLDHDLRQDVYNAVPTMDFSKISDFQKQNIKDHHYTIMVLGKRDKVDFKTLEKWGPVTELKLEDIFGY from the coding sequence ATGAGAACACTCTTCATTGCGCTGGTTGTCGCGGCACTCGCTGTTTCATCCGGTTCCGCCAAGAACGAACATTCCCTCGAGACACATACGTCTGCGAACGGGAAGTACAACTATACCACCGTTAAAGGTGATCCGTACGGAGCGCGTATCTATACGCTTTCCAATGGGTTGACGGTCTATTTGTCCGTGAACAAGAATGAGCCCCGTATCCAGACGATGATCGCCGTGCGGGCTGGCTCCAAGAACGATCCGCCGGATGCGACCGGCCTTGCTCATTACCTCGAGCACCTGCTCTTTAAGGGTACCGACAAGTTTGGCTCCCTGGATTACTCGAAGGAAAAGCCGTATCTCGATGAGATCGAGAACCGTTTTGAGGATTATCGCAAGACGACAGATCCGGCTGCGCGCAAGCAGAAGTATCATGAGATCGACTCGGTATCCGGGCTTGCAGCGAAGTGGGCTATCGCCAACGAGTATGATAAAATGCTTGGCGCGATCGGTGCGAAGGGGACGAACGCCTTTACCTGGCTCGAACAGACGGTCTATGTGAACGACATTCCGTCGAACCAGCTTGCGAAGTGGCTTGAGATCGAGTCGGAGCGTTTCCGCCATCCGGTGCTTCGCTTATTCCATACCGAACTCGAAGCGGTCTATGAAGAAAAGAACCGCAATATCGACAATGATGGTGAAGAACAGTTCGAGACGATGATGCGCGAGATCTTCAAGCACCATACGTACGGTACGCAAACTACGATCGGTACGGTGGAGCATCTGAAGAATCCGTCGATCAAGAAGATCGAGGAGTACTTCTCGAAGTACTACATCCCGAATAATATGGCTGTCGTGCTCTCGGGCGATCTCGATCCGGACAAGACGATCGAGATGATCGACAAGGATTTCAGCGTCCTGACACCGAAGCCGGTGCCGCCATTCACATTTGCACCGGAGGATCCGATCACCTCACCCATTCGTCGCGAGGTCATGGGACCCGATCCCGAGAATGTCGCCATCGGTTTCCGTTTGCCCGGCATGGCAACGCACGACGCACTCGTGCTACGGATGATCGACCGCATGCTTTCAAATAACGTGGCAGGTCTGTTCGACCTTGATCTGAACCAGAGCCAGAAGGTGCTCAATGCGGGCACGTGGATGCTACAGCAGATGGACTACTCGATGCATATGATGCAGGGCAGTCCGCTCGAAGGGCAGAAGCTCGAAGACGTCGAGAACCTGATGCTCGGCGAGATCGAGAAGATTAAGAAGGGCGACTTCGACGAAGGCCTCATTAAAGCTGTCGTGAACAACGCGGAGCTCGAGCGTATCCGTGGCGCGCAGTCGAACGGTACGCGCACCAACGAGATGATGGAGGCATTCATCCACCACCTCGACTGGAAGAATATCGTTGCCGAGATCGACGAGATGCAGAAGGTGACGAAGCAGGAGATTATGGCGGTCGCGAAGAAGTACTACGGCAATAATTATGTCGTCGTGTACAAGCGCGTAGGGCAGCGCAACTCGCCGAAGGTAGAGAAGCCGTCGATCACGGCGGTACCGGTCAATCGCGAAGCGGAGTCGCCGTTCCTCACACATATTCTCAATACGCCGGCTGACAAGATCTCCCCGAAGTTCATCGACTACAAGAAGGATATCCAATTCCGCGATTTGCCGAGCGGCGTGCCGGTACACTACCTGCACAACGACGAGAATCAACTCTTCTCAATGTACTACCTGCTCGACTTCGGTGCACATGAAGATAAAAAGCTTGCGTTTGCGACCGACTATCTGAATTACCTCGGCACGAACACCATGAGCGCCGAAGAGCTCAAGAAGAAGCTCTATGCGCTTGGCCTGAGCCTCAACGTCTCGACGGCCGATGATCAGATCTATGTGTCGCTGACCGGCTTGCAGAAGAGCTTCGGTGAAGGAGTGAAGCTGCTCGAAGAGTTGCTCGCCGCTCCGAAGCCGGATGGCGAAGCGCTGCAGAAACTCGTCGCCCGTACACTCAAGAGCCGCGCCGATGCGAAACAGGATAAGGACGTGATCTTGCGTCAGGCAATGGGTAATTTCGGCAAGTACGGCAAGTACAATCCGTTCACAAACATCCTTTCCGAAGCAGAGCTCAAGGCGCTGACGCCGCAGGAGCTGGTCGCGAAGATCACCTCTATCCCGACCTACAAGCACCGCGTGCTCTACTACGGACCGCAGAAGCTCGATGACGTGACGGCGATGCTGCAGAAGATGCACAAGACGCCTTCGTCGCTGAAGGCGGCGCCCGTTGCGGCTGATTATCAGTACCAGGCAACCGACCAGAACAAGGTGTACTTCGTTGACTTCGATATGCAGCAGGCGGAAGTTGTCTTCCTGTCGAAATCCTACACCTACGATCCGGCGAAGGTCCCGGTGCAGAGTCTGTATAACGAATACTTCGGCGGCGGCATGTCGAGTGTCGTGTTCCAGAACATTCGCGAGTCGAAAGCGCTTGCGTATGCCGTGTGGTCGAACTACCAGACGCCGGCGAAGAAGGACAAGCCGAACTACTTCTACGCGTATGTCGGCACGCAGGCGGACAAACTGCCCGAGACGATGGACGCCATGTTCGATCTCTTCAACAACATGCCGAAGACCGACAAGCTCTTCGAGCAGGCGAAAGATGCGATCCGCAACACGATCTCGACAGAGCGCATCACGCGCGAAGGCATTCTCTTCAACTATGAGAGTGCTGTCAAGCGCGGGCTCGATCACGATCTGCGTCAGGATGTGTATAATGCCGTCCCGACGATGGACTTCTCGAAGATCTCAGACTTCCAGAAGCAAAATATCAAAGATCACCACTACACCATCATGGTGCTCGGCAAGCGCGACAAGGTTGACTTCAAGACGCTCGAGAAGTGGGGACCGGTCACGGAGTTGAAGCTGGAGGATATCTTCGGATATTGA
- a CDS encoding Ppx/GppA family phosphatase produces MRVAVIDIGTNTVLMTIADAASGAILRDEHAIARLGEGVDKTRRISDEAYKRFAEIMRRYRGIIDELAVERVVPFATSAMRDATNRDEVITRTARELGYNIELLSGAEEARWSFVGSLYGIDKLEGVVATIDIGGGSTEVSVGHGQTFDRGTSIDIGAVRIKERFFHPMNDSNADAARAFIREQLLAATSSIESPSDLIAVAGTPTSLAAMKHKLASFDASIVDGTVLTHEEVVTLTHEILHISSEELTRRYPAVLASRADILPAGALILEEAMKALNVSSVRVSTKGLRYGVLVRELDR; encoded by the coding sequence GTGCGAGTCGCCGTCATCGATATTGGGACGAACACCGTCCTCATGACCATCGCCGACGCAGCGAGCGGCGCCATCCTCCGTGACGAACACGCGATCGCACGTTTGGGTGAAGGCGTTGACAAGACCCGCCGTATCTCGGACGAAGCATACAAGCGATTCGCCGAGATCATGCGTCGCTACCGCGGTATCATCGACGAGCTCGCAGTTGAACGCGTCGTCCCGTTCGCGACAAGCGCAATGCGTGATGCAACGAATCGAGATGAGGTCATCACACGCACAGCGCGAGAGCTTGGCTACAACATCGAGCTGCTTAGCGGCGCCGAGGAAGCACGCTGGAGCTTTGTGGGTTCTCTCTATGGCATCGACAAGCTTGAGGGGGTCGTCGCAACGATCGACATCGGCGGCGGGAGTACGGAGGTTTCTGTGGGTCACGGACAGACGTTCGATCGCGGCACGAGCATTGACATCGGCGCAGTCCGCATCAAAGAACGCTTCTTTCATCCGATGAACGATTCGAATGCAGATGCTGCGCGCGCATTCATCCGCGAACAACTTCTCGCCGCAACATCATCGATCGAATCGCCGTCGGATCTGATCGCCGTTGCCGGCACACCGACATCACTCGCGGCAATGAAGCACAAGCTGGCATCTTTCGATGCTTCGATCGTCGATGGCACTGTACTCACACACGAAGAGGTAGTGACGCTGACGCACGAGATCCTCCACATCTCAAGCGAAGAACTCACGCGCCGCTACCCTGCTGTCCTCGCCTCGCGAGCAGATATTCTTCCGGCGGGAGCGCTGATCCTTGAGGAGGCGATGAAGGCGTTGAATGTTTCAAGTGTCCGAGTGAGCACGAAGGGTTTGAGGTATGGGGTGCTGGTGAGAGAGTTGGATCGATAG
- the purD gene encoding phosphoribosylamine--glycine ligase produces the protein MRILVLGSGAREHVICWKLKQSPVVSKIFCAPGNAGISQAAELVPDVVPTDVKSVVGFAMRERIDLVVVGPEAPLAAGVVDALEQERIPVFGPQRSAAALEYSKAFSKEFMHRHNVPTARYAVFTASEQLEARAFLRHLNYPAVVKADGLAAGKGVIIVETEAEALMTMDDIFGRRIFGEAGTRIVIEEFMEGEEASVFVMTDGTDYDVLAPAQDHKRILDGDRGKNTGGMGAYAPAPVVTPEVMQQVRSEIIEPMLRGLREENRTYKGVLYVGLMIRGNRARVVEFNVRFGDPEAQVVIPLMQGDFAEILLACATGKLKEHLPLKSFDACAVTIVMASQGYPDSYETGKVIEGLDHFTQQREIDSGVAVFHAATKFDEHGAVLTSGGRVLSVTAVGYGDELKQTITTAYNAVHEISFDGAYYRSDIGHKALKSVPAA, from the coding sequence ATGCGGATTCTTGTACTTGGCTCCGGCGCCCGCGAGCATGTGATCTGTTGGAAGCTCAAGCAGTCGCCTGTCGTCTCGAAGATCTTTTGTGCACCCGGCAACGCCGGCATTTCGCAAGCGGCTGAGCTCGTGCCGGATGTAGTGCCGACCGATGTGAAGTCCGTCGTCGGCTTCGCGATGCGCGAGCGGATCGATCTGGTCGTCGTCGGCCCGGAAGCGCCGCTGGCCGCAGGTGTGGTAGACGCGCTTGAGCAGGAGCGCATTCCGGTCTTCGGCCCGCAACGCTCGGCCGCGGCACTCGAGTACTCGAAGGCGTTCTCCAAAGAGTTCATGCATCGGCACAATGTGCCGACCGCGCGGTATGCCGTCTTCACGGCGAGCGAACAGCTCGAAGCCCGCGCCTTTCTGCGTCATCTCAACTATCCTGCTGTCGTCAAGGCCGACGGACTCGCGGCCGGTAAGGGTGTGATCATCGTCGAAACAGAGGCCGAGGCGCTCATGACGATGGACGATATCTTCGGCCGTCGAATCTTCGGCGAAGCCGGGACGCGGATCGTCATCGAAGAATTCATGGAAGGCGAAGAAGCAAGCGTCTTCGTGATGACCGACGGCACGGACTACGACGTCCTCGCCCCGGCACAAGATCACAAGCGCATCCTCGACGGCGACCGAGGCAAGAACACCGGCGGCATGGGCGCCTACGCACCGGCGCCGGTAGTGACGCCCGAGGTCATGCAGCAGGTCCGCTCCGAGATCATCGAGCCGATGCTGCGCGGACTTCGCGAAGAGAATCGTACGTACAAAGGCGTGCTCTATGTCGGTCTGATGATCCGCGGCAACCGCGCGCGTGTCGTCGAGTTCAATGTTCGCTTCGGCGACCCGGAAGCGCAAGTTGTCATTCCATTGATGCAGGGCGACTTCGCAGAGATCCTGCTTGCCTGCGCGACGGGCAAGCTCAAGGAGCATCTACCGCTGAAGTCGTTCGATGCATGCGCGGTTACGATCGTGATGGCGTCGCAAGGATACCCGGATTCATACGAGACGGGCAAGGTCATCGAAGGACTCGATCACTTCACGCAACAGCGCGAGATCGACTCGGGCGTCGCCGTCTTCCACGCTGCGACCAAATTTGACGAACACGGCGCCGTGCTTACTTCCGGCGGCCGCGTGCTATCGGTCACGGCCGTCGGCTACGGCGACGAGCTCAAGCAAACGATCACTACAGCCTACAATGCCGTACACGAGATCTCGTTCGACGGCGCATACTACCGGAGCGATATCGGTCACAAGGCGCTCAAGTCGGTCCCGGCGGCGTAA
- a CDS encoding glutaminyl-peptide cyclotransferase, with amino-acid sequence MTKAIRVLVVLLPIALLTSCSKKEAEPPRTETSAPKQASTPTYSYEIVATYPHDTKAFTEGLQYYNGELYESTGINGHSSLRRVELKSGKVLQSIDLPNQYFGEGIVIVGSKLYQLTYTSQIGFVYDLKTFKQISTWSYNGEGWALTTDGTSLIMSNGTDKLQFLDPNTLSVTRTVSVQESGMPLTYVNELEYIKGEVWANIWQTNRIVRIDPATGDVKGWIDLSGLLSPAEAQGVDVLNGIAYDAEHDRIFVTGKNWPKLFEIKIKSIS; translated from the coding sequence ATGACCAAGGCTATACGAGTGCTCGTGGTGCTACTCCCGATAGCACTGCTGACAAGCTGTTCGAAGAAGGAGGCAGAACCGCCAAGGACAGAGACTTCCGCGCCGAAGCAGGCTTCGACGCCGACGTATTCCTACGAAATTGTCGCCACCTATCCCCACGATACAAAAGCTTTCACGGAGGGACTTCAATATTATAACGGGGAGCTATATGAAAGCACCGGCATCAACGGTCATTCGTCGCTGCGTCGCGTCGAGCTCAAGAGCGGGAAGGTTCTGCAGAGCATAGATCTTCCTAATCAATACTTCGGCGAAGGAATCGTGATCGTTGGGTCAAAGCTCTATCAACTGACGTATACGTCGCAGATCGGCTTCGTCTATGACCTCAAGACCTTCAAACAAATCTCGACATGGAGTTACAACGGCGAAGGCTGGGCGCTGACGACCGACGGCACGAGCCTCATCATGTCGAACGGCACCGACAAGCTGCAATTCCTCGATCCGAACACGCTCTCGGTCACGCGGACTGTGAGCGTGCAGGAGTCGGGCATGCCGCTGACGTATGTCAACGAGCTTGAATACATCAAAGGCGAGGTGTGGGCGAACATCTGGCAGACGAATCGCATCGTTCGCATCGATCCGGCCACCGGCGATGTGAAGGGATGGATCGATCTGAGCGGACTGCTTTCGCCGGCTGAAGCACAGGGCGTTGACGTACTCAACGGCATTGCCTACGACGCCGAGCACGACCGCATCTTCGTCACCGGCAAGAACTGGCCCAAGCTCTTCGAGATCAAGATCAAATCTATCAGTTGA
- a CDS encoding 4Fe-4S binding protein has translation MKSRFRAGVVTARYWVNIVVILILVVLPLFHIIKFDFLNGEFYTFGQSTHWITTATAFLGFWAGSYLITLTADYIYGRLFCGWICSWGSMLKALRYTGEKVKRKKLSPYVTEGVTFLMALLSTIGLLNWFTDITVLFQTSHKAFGPFLAIFTVSTVGSFIMLRYVGLKFCQDYCPIGWYLGVLSQKHMMRIDFEPANCTLGEVCVHDCPMAMDPRLLATDGDINNHATCVLCFDCISSCNACAAKVPGTKPLTVGIGKQPTLEIDLEGVLKQMEIDKAEARKARRAAPKSSAPLVTISAQSDVSAK, from the coding sequence ATGAAATCGCGTTTCCGGGCCGGCGTCGTGACGGCGCGCTACTGGGTCAATATCGTTGTGATATTGATTCTCGTGGTGTTGCCGCTGTTCCATATTATCAAGTTCGACTTCCTCAACGGTGAGTTCTACACCTTTGGGCAATCGACACATTGGATCACGACGGCGACGGCGTTTCTCGGCTTCTGGGCCGGATCGTATCTCATCACCCTCACGGCGGATTACATTTATGGCCGCCTGTTCTGCGGATGGATCTGCTCGTGGGGATCGATGCTCAAAGCACTTCGCTACACGGGTGAAAAAGTGAAGCGGAAAAAGCTCTCACCGTATGTCACTGAAGGCGTGACATTCCTGATGGCTCTGCTTTCGACGATCGGCCTACTCAACTGGTTCACCGACATCACGGTGCTCTTCCAAACGTCGCATAAGGCGTTCGGACCGTTCCTCGCTATCTTCACTGTATCGACGGTCGGCAGCTTCATTATGCTTCGCTACGTCGGGCTGAAGTTCTGCCAGGACTACTGCCCGATCGGCTGGTATCTCGGCGTGCTTTCGCAGAAGCACATGATGCGCATCGACTTCGAGCCCGCGAACTGCACGCTCGGTGAGGTATGCGTCCATGACTGCCCGATGGCGATGGACCCGCGCCTACTTGCTACCGACGGCGACATCAACAACCACGCAACGTGCGTGCTCTGCTTCGATTGCATCTCAAGCTGTAATGCCTGTGCCGCGAAAGTCCCGGGTACGAAACCGCTGACGGTCGGCATCGGCAAACAGCCGACGCTCGAGATCGACCTCGAAGGCGTGCTGAAGCAAATGGAGATCGATAAAGCCGAAGCCCGCAAAGCCCGCCGCGCCGCGCCGAAGTCGTCGGCTCCGCTGGTTACGATAAGTGCACAAAGTGATGTGAGCGCGAAGTAA
- the prmA gene encoding 50S ribosomal protein L11 methyltransferase: MQDTEFLSLVFSVPLEFEDALQGYFLVNHEPQGFEEAANGTFLVHILKAEWTPEAEASFDEFVKSLGTNDVKLEEIKTYQNKDWNEQWEAGIEPLRISDDLVIAPSWRLTEAAAMGATHLIKIDPKMSFGTGHHETTRLCLRMIEHLDCRGKRVMDLGSGTGILAMYTMMRGATHAVAIDTDEWAFSNAKENCERNGFSSETIDLRLGDLASTTKPDEKFDLIIANIHRNVLLVIADQIAAHQSPGGALVLSGILEYDADEIMTPYIAAGYAFIDRAQENEWVCLRFAYTK, translated from the coding sequence ATGCAGGATACAGAATTTCTCTCGTTAGTATTTAGTGTACCGCTCGAGTTCGAGGATGCACTGCAAGGGTATTTTCTCGTCAACCACGAACCGCAAGGCTTCGAGGAGGCCGCGAACGGCACATTCCTCGTTCATATCCTCAAAGCGGAATGGACACCGGAAGCAGAAGCGTCCTTCGATGAGTTCGTCAAGTCCCTCGGCACGAACGATGTGAAGCTCGAAGAGATCAAGACATACCAGAACAAAGATTGGAACGAGCAATGGGAAGCAGGCATAGAACCGCTTCGCATCTCTGACGATCTGGTGATCGCGCCAAGCTGGCGCCTCACCGAAGCCGCAGCCATGGGAGCAACGCATCTGATCAAGATCGATCCGAAAATGAGCTTCGGCACCGGTCATCACGAGACGACACGGCTGTGCCTGCGCATGATCGAGCACCTCGATTGCAGAGGCAAGCGAGTGATGGACCTGGGCTCCGGCACCGGCATCCTCGCGATGTACACCATGATGCGCGGCGCTACCCACGCCGTCGCGATCGATACCGATGAGTGGGCGTTCAGCAACGCAAAGGAGAATTGCGAACGCAACGGGTTCTCATCGGAGACGATCGATCTGAGACTTGGCGATCTTGCTTCCACGACCAAGCCGGATGAGAAGTTCGATCTGATCATCGCGAACATTCACCGCAATGTCCTGCTTGTGATCGCCGACCAGATCGCGGCGCATCAATCGCCAGGCGGTGCGCTCGTGCTCTCGGGCATCCTCGAGTACGATGCCGATGAGATCATGACGCCCTACATTGCAGCCGGCTATGCGTTCATCGATCGGGCGCAGGAGAACGAGTGGGTGTGCCTTCGATTCGCATATACGAAGTAG
- a CDS encoding pirin family protein — MLTVRRSADRGHVQWGWLDTHHTFSFADYHDPSWVHFRTLRVMNEDRIAAGQGFGMHPHRDMEIITYVLSGGVHHQDSMGNTGIIRAGDVQRMTAGTGVFHSEVNPFEDELYLYQIWIFPKYKDSTPSYEQKQFTDADKKDRLRLIASPDGADGSVTIGQDARVYASMPSKGMSLSHELGANRGAWLQVIAGSVSIDGQTLTTGDGAGIDSVSNLSITANEDSHLLLFDLN; from the coding sequence ATGCTTACCGTCAGACGCTCCGCCGATCGCGGACATGTACAATGGGGATGGCTCGACACTCATCACACGTTTTCCTTTGCTGATTACCACGACCCGAGCTGGGTGCACTTTCGCACGCTGCGCGTGATGAACGAAGACCGCATCGCCGCAGGGCAGGGCTTCGGCATGCACCCGCACCGCGACATGGAGATCATCACGTATGTCCTTTCCGGCGGCGTGCACCACCAAGACAGCATGGGCAATACCGGCATTATCCGTGCGGGTGATGTGCAGCGCATGACGGCCGGCACGGGCGTGTTCCACTCCGAAGTGAATCCCTTCGAGGACGAGCTGTATCTCTATCAGATCTGGATATTCCCGAAGTACAAAGACTCGACGCCGAGCTACGAGCAGAAGCAGTTCACTGACGCAGACAAGAAGGATAGGCTGCGACTGATCGCCAGTCCCGACGGCGCCGATGGCTCGGTCACGATCGGGCAAGATGCGAGGGTCTATGCGTCAATGCCAAGCAAGGGTATGTCGCTGAGTCATGAACTCGGAGCGAACCGCGGCGCGTGGCTGCAGGTGATCGCGGGTTCGGTCAGTATTGACGGACAGACGCTTACGACCGGCGATGGGGCAGGCATTGATAGTGTCAGCAACCTCTCGATCACGGCGAACGAGGACTCGCATCTGTTACTGTTCGATCTGAACTAA